TATCGGTGCCATTATTGGTGACTTTATTCTCATCGCTGGTTCCTTCCTTTTATTAATTTTTTTAGTAAAGAAGTTTGCCTGGGGCAATATTACCAGTATCTTAGAAGAACGTTCTAAAAAGATTACGGATGATATTGACGGGGCTGAATCAGCCCGCAAAAAGGCTGAGGAACTTGCGCAAAAACGTGAGAACGAATTAGCAGGAAGTCGTCAGGAAGCAACGACGATTATCGAACATGCTAAGGAAACAGCTGAAAAAAATAAGGCTGGAATTTTAGCGGATGCAGCTGAAGAAGCTGGACGTTTGAAAGCAAAAGCCAATCAGGAAATTGCTCAAAGCAAGGCAGAAGCCTTGAATAGCATTAAAGACGATGTGGCTGACCTAACAGTAAGTCTTGCAAGTAAGATCTTGAGCCAGCAGCTTGATACAAAAGCACACAGTGAGCTTATTGATCGTTATATTGATAAATTAGGAGATGCTTAATGGACAAAAAGCACTATGCGGTAGTTGAAAAATATACCTTGCCTTTTGTTCAATTAGTATTTGAAAAAGGTCAGCAACAAGATGTTTTTGAAAAACTAAGCCAAATTAGGGCCGTGTTTGAGG
Above is a window of Streptococcus cristatus ATCC 51100 DNA encoding:
- the atpF gene encoding F0F1 ATP synthase subunit B, which gives rise to MHVTIGAIIGDFILIAGSFLLLIFLVKKFAWGNITSILEERSKKITDDIDGAESARKKAEELAQKRENELAGSRQEATTIIEHAKETAEKNKAGILADAAEEAGRLKAKANQEIAQSKAEALNSIKDDVADLTVSLASKILSQQLDTKAHSELIDRYIDKLGDA